Proteins from one Pristis pectinata isolate sPriPec2 chromosome 34, sPriPec2.1.pri, whole genome shotgun sequence genomic window:
- the LOC127585992 gene encoding nucleoside diphosphate kinase homolog 5-like has product MESSRVLVECTLALIKPDAVDKEIEIEEIVLQSGFCILQRRKLQLSPEQASEFYSQHSGKMVFPSLTTHLCSGPIVALLLARESAITHWKELLGPADSEKARETHPTCLRAIYGTDKVRNGLHGSDCFNMAEREITFIFPNTKVEPFPSGQAAEDYLSKYVNPTLLQALTHICKLKPHNPVVWLADWLLANNPNRPSVQESSVKASLECDF; this is encoded by the exons ATGGAGAGCAGCCGGGTATTAGTGGAGTGCACCCTGGCCCTCATCAAACCAGACGCTGTGGACAAAGAGATCGAGATCGAGGAGATCGTTCTACAGTCAGGCTTCTGTATACTCCAG AGGAGGAAGCTGCAGCTGAGCCCGGAACAGGCCAGTGAGTTCTACAGCCAGCACAGCGGGAAGATGGTGTTCCCCAGCCTCACCACCCACCTGTGTTCTGGGCCCATTGTGGCCTTGCTGCTGGCCAGGGAGTCTGCCATCACACACTGGAAGGAGCTGCTGGGCCCAGCCGACAGTGAGAAGGCCCGGGAAACACACCCCACGTG TTTAAGGGCGATTTACGGGACAGATAAGGTTCGGAACGGACTCCACGGCAGCGACTGCTTCAACATGGCAGAGCGAGAGATCACCTTCATCTTCCCCAACA CAAAGGTCGAACCGTTCCCCAGCGGACAGGCAGCGGAGGATTATCTCAGCAAGTACGTGAACCCCACCCTGCTCCAGGCACTGACCCACATCTGCAAACTGAAGCCACACAACCCTGTT GTCTGGCTGGCTGACTGGTTGTTAGCAAACAATCCAAACCGGCCCTCGGTGCAGGAGAGCAGTGTGAAGGCAAGTCTGGAGTGTGACTTCTGA
- the rnf5 gene encoding E3 ubiquitin-protein ligase RNF5 produces MAAAADGGGKAAGGEERPGEAQAQAPGPAQAQAPGDRASFECNICLDTAKDAVISLCGHLFCWPCLHQWLETRPDRQECPVCKAGISPEKVIPLYGRGSSSQQDPRLKTPPRPQGQRSEPGHRGGFQGFGDTGFHMSFGIGAFPFGFFTTIFNASENRQRAGRGHNQPINEWESYFGVNRGAGNNNWDSLFLFIAIFFFFWLLSV; encoded by the exons ATGGCGGCCGCTGCCGACGGCGGGGGGAAGGCGGCGGGGGGCGAGGAGCGGCCGGGGGAGGCCCAGGCCCAGGCCCCGGGACCGGCCCAGGCCCAGGCCCCGGGGGACAGGGCCAGCTTCGAGTGCAACATCTGCCTGGACACGGCCAAGGACGCGGTGATCAGCCTGTGCGGACACCTCTTCTG CTGGCCCTGTCTCCATCAG TGGCTGGAGACGAGGCCGGACCGACAGGAATGTCCCGTCTGCAAAGCGGGGATCAGCCCGGAGAAAGTCATCCCACTGTACGGACgaggcagcagcagccagcagGACCCCAG ACTGAAGACGCCACCCAGACCCCAGGGACAGAGATCGGAGCCCGGACACAGAGGG GGCTTCCAGGGGTTTGGTGACACCGGATTCCACATGTCGTTTGGGATTGGGGCTTTTCCCTTCGGATTCTTCACCACAATCTTCAACGCCAGTGAGAACCGGCAGAGAGCGG GCCGCGGACACAACCAGCCCATCAATGAGTGGGAATCGTACTTCGGGGTCAACCGTGGAGCTGGCAACAACAACTGGGACTCGCTTTTCCTCTTCATTgccatcttcttcttcttctggctGCTCAGCGTGTGA